The uncultured Hyphomonas sp. genome includes a region encoding these proteins:
- a CDS encoding DUF3253 domain-containing protein, which translates to MSEPSTNPVREAILELTETAGPGKSISAEQAARAVSDKNFQRVLKDVRAEAIRLHKEGTVLIYRKGKPVEDPEAFKGVYRLGRPATG; encoded by the coding sequence GTGAGCGAGCCGTCCACCAACCCCGTCCGCGAGGCGATCCTGGAACTGACCGAGACGGCCGGTCCCGGCAAGTCGATCAGTGCGGAGCAGGCGGCCCGGGCCGTCAGCGACAAGAACTTCCAGCGCGTCCTGAAAGACGTGCGCGCCGAGGCGATCCGCCTGCACAAGGAAGGCACCGTCCTGATCTACCGGAAAGGCAAGCCGGTGGAGGACCCGGAAGCCTTCAAGGGCGTCTACCGGCTCGGTCGCCCGGCGA
- a CDS encoding PaaI family thioesterase translates to MTKTIEKSGEFAGWFTWTDDPFEHETAGPFYFKVDENGPVAAFRVKRKHMNANGVVHGGCLMSFADFALFAIGHGTTEGFTGVTIAFSSEFVDAVLENERLEARGDVLRDGGSLSFIRGIVTGEDGRPVLNFSGTIKKRRERKPL, encoded by the coding sequence GTGACCAAAACAATCGAGAAATCAGGCGAGTTTGCGGGCTGGTTCACCTGGACAGATGATCCATTCGAACACGAGACGGCCGGGCCGTTCTATTTCAAGGTTGACGAAAATGGTCCGGTTGCCGCCTTCCGGGTGAAACGCAAGCATATGAACGCCAATGGCGTGGTGCATGGCGGTTGCCTGATGAGTTTTGCCGATTTCGCGCTCTTCGCCATCGGGCATGGCACGACAGAGGGATTTACCGGCGTCACGATCGCGTTTTCATCGGAATTCGTCGATGCCGTTCTGGAGAATGAGCGGCTGGAGGCGCGCGGAGACGTGCTGCGCGATGGCGGATCGCTGAGCTTCATCCGAGGAATCGTAACCGGAGAAGACGGACGCCCCGTCCTGAACTTCTCCGGGACCATCAAGAAAAGAAGAGAGAGGAAACCCCTATGA
- a CDS encoding serine hydrolase domain-containing protein: MFEHDPTDPHEVGLNADRLAAVPAYFAENYLDTGKLPCMATLISRNGEIALEDYRGTTEFGGGKPIGPETIFRIYSMTKPITSLAAMMLFEEGKLRLEHDVARYIPEFADVEVFDSGSREDYKTRKPDRPMKVLDLFTHTSGLTYGFMMQSEVDAMYRKEKIGRPDETLQDMARRLAKLPLECSPGDEWWYSHSTDVLGAIVEIVSGMELDQFFRERITGPLGMVDTDFWVPEDKIDRLMACYERHPITGEVKQSDGAGGSSKLYSKRPKLLNGGGGLVSTVRDYHRFCLMLLRGGTLDGARIISPKTWEFMRQNHLPDGKTMRAMGKSAFSEIFSDGTGFGLGGSVVTDVVGTQQPGSEGTFSWGGLASTFFWVDPEEEIIGIQMTQLMPSSTYPMRPQFQQLAYAAIDW, from the coding sequence ATGTTCGAACACGACCCAACCGATCCGCATGAAGTCGGCCTGAATGCGGACCGCCTCGCAGCGGTTCCGGCCTATTTCGCCGAGAACTATCTCGACACCGGCAAGCTGCCCTGCATGGCCACGCTGATTTCCCGCAATGGCGAGATCGCGCTGGAAGACTATCGCGGCACGACCGAATTTGGCGGCGGCAAGCCCATCGGCCCGGAAACGATCTTCCGTATCTATTCGATGACCAAGCCGATCACGTCGCTGGCCGCGATGATGCTGTTCGAGGAAGGCAAGCTGCGCCTCGAACATGACGTCGCCCGTTACATTCCGGAATTCGCCGATGTCGAGGTGTTCGACAGCGGCAGCCGCGAAGACTACAAGACGCGCAAGCCCGACCGGCCGATGAAAGTGCTGGACCTGTTCACCCACACGTCCGGCCTCACCTATGGCTTCATGATGCAGTCGGAAGTCGATGCCATGTACCGGAAGGAAAAGATCGGGCGGCCTGACGAGACGCTGCAGGACATGGCACGCCGCCTAGCCAAACTGCCGCTGGAATGCTCGCCGGGCGACGAGTGGTGGTACAGCCACTCGACCGACGTACTGGGCGCGATCGTCGAAATCGTCTCCGGCATGGAACTGGACCAGTTCTTCCGGGAACGGATCACCGGGCCGCTCGGCATGGTCGACACCGATTTCTGGGTGCCGGAAGACAAGATCGACCGCCTGATGGCCTGTTATGAACGCCACCCGATCACCGGTGAGGTGAAGCAGTCGGACGGCGCAGGCGGGTCCTCGAAGCTCTATTCGAAACGTCCGAAGCTGCTGAACGGCGGCGGCGGGCTCGTCTCCACCGTGCGCGACTATCACCGCTTCTGCCTCATGCTGCTGCGCGGCGGCACGCTGGACGGGGCCCGTATCATCAGCCCCAAGACCTGGGAATTCATGCGCCAGAACCACCTGCCGGATGGCAAGACGATGCGCGCCATGGGCAAGTCGGCTTTCTCCGAAATCTTCTCGGACGGCACGGGCTTCGGCCTTGGCGGCTCGGTCGTCACCGATGTGGTCGGCACCCAGCAGCCGGGCAGCGAAGGCACGTTCAGCTGGGGCGGCCTCGCCTCCACCTTCTTCTGGGTCGATCCGGAAGAAGAGATCATTGGTATCCAGATGACCCAGCTGATGCCATCCTCGACCTATCCGATGCGGCCGCAGTTCCAGCAACTCGCTTACGCGGCCATCGACTGGTGA
- a CDS encoding acyl-CoA dehydrogenase family protein: MAFDAEIRDALIEQVRRFVTEKCVPAEAEVAENDEVPQSIVDEMKNLGLFGIAVPEEYGGLQLDMETECLVAFELGQTSPAFRSVAGTNIGIGSQALVLFGTEEQKTKWLPGVASGDLIASFALTEPEAGSDAGGLTTKAIRDGDHYVFNGTKRYITNANKADIFTVMARTDPDTPGAKGVSAFVVERDTPGVSVGVPEKKMGQQGAHICDVIFEDARVPASNMIGKEGEGFKVAMSVLDKGRLHISAVATGVSKRLIREMVNYAMERKQFGKPIMEHQMIQAMIADSQAETYAAECMIMDAARRRDAGEDVTLLASSTKLFATEACGRVADRAVQVFGGAGYVSDYGIERFYRDVRIFRLYEGTSQIQQIIIARELARAAKTGKL, from the coding sequence ATGGCCTTCGACGCAGAGATTCGGGACGCCCTGATCGAACAGGTGCGCCGCTTCGTGACCGAGAAATGCGTGCCGGCAGAGGCAGAAGTCGCAGAGAATGACGAGGTGCCGCAGTCGATCGTCGACGAGATGAAGAATCTCGGCCTGTTCGGCATCGCCGTGCCGGAGGAATATGGCGGCCTGCAGCTGGACATGGAGACCGAGTGCCTCGTCGCGTTTGAGCTTGGCCAGACTTCCCCGGCCTTCCGCTCTGTCGCTGGCACGAATATCGGCATCGGTTCCCAGGCGCTGGTCCTGTTCGGTACCGAGGAGCAGAAGACCAAATGGCTGCCGGGCGTTGCCTCGGGCGACCTGATCGCTTCCTTCGCGCTGACCGAGCCGGAAGCCGGCTCCGATGCCGGCGGCCTGACGACCAAGGCCATCCGCGACGGCGACCACTATGTCTTCAACGGTACCAAGCGGTACATCACCAATGCCAACAAGGCCGACATCTTCACCGTCATGGCCCGCACCGATCCGGACACGCCCGGCGCCAAGGGCGTCTCGGCCTTCGTGGTCGAGCGTGACACGCCCGGCGTTTCCGTCGGTGTGCCGGAGAAGAAGATGGGCCAGCAGGGCGCCCATATCTGCGACGTCATCTTCGAGGATGCCCGCGTGCCGGCGTCGAACATGATCGGCAAGGAAGGCGAAGGCTTCAAGGTGGCGATGAGCGTGCTGGACAAAGGCCGCCTGCACATCTCCGCCGTGGCGACCGGTGTCTCCAAGCGCCTGATCCGCGAGATGGTGAACTACGCCATGGAGCGCAAACAGTTCGGCAAGCCCATCATGGAACACCAGATGATCCAGGCGATGATCGCCGACAGCCAGGCCGAGACTTATGCGGCCGAGTGCATGATCATGGATGCCGCCCGCCGCCGCGACGCGGGCGAGGATGTCACCCTGCTCGCCTCTTCGACGAAACTGTTCGCCACCGAGGCGTGCGGCCGTGTGGCCGATCGCGCGGTGCAGGTGTTCGGCGGGGCCGGTTACGTCTCCGACTATGGCATCGAGCGCTTCTATCGCGACGTGCGCATCTTCCGCCTCTATGAAGGCACCAGCCAGATCCAGCAGATCATTATCGCGCGCGAACTGGCCCGTGCCGCCAAGACCGGCAAGCTCTAG
- a CDS encoding SDR family NAD(P)-dependent oxidoreductase: MSQPPYEALSRSIKGKTALITGAASGMGRATAHLFAREGANVAVTDLKQDAVDAVVEEIKAAGIDHVKGWAMDVSDKDTIKRVIDEAAAHFGGLEILVNNAGFAMFADVAEESYEDSWGPTINVMLTSHQRAIRAALPYMRKAGYGRIVNVASTEGLGATPGNSPYVAAKHGVIGLTRGLAVDLGREGITVNCICPGPIKTGITAGIPDEHKEIYAKRRVPLRRYGIPEEVANMTLSCVLPAASFMTGVFIPVDGGLTIKNA; encoded by the coding sequence ATGAGCCAGCCGCCCTATGAAGCGCTTTCGCGTTCGATCAAAGGCAAGACCGCCCTCATCACCGGTGCCGCCAGCGGTATGGGCCGGGCCACCGCGCACCTGTTCGCCCGCGAAGGCGCGAACGTAGCCGTCACGGACCTGAAGCAGGACGCCGTCGATGCCGTTGTGGAAGAGATCAAGGCCGCGGGCATCGACCATGTCAAAGGCTGGGCGATGGATGTGTCCGACAAGGACACGATCAAGCGCGTGATCGACGAGGCGGCGGCGCATTTCGGCGGGCTGGAAATCCTGGTCAACAATGCGGGCTTCGCCATGTTTGCCGATGTGGCCGAGGAATCCTATGAGGACTCCTGGGGCCCCACGATCAATGTGATGCTGACCAGCCACCAGCGGGCGATCCGCGCGGCGCTGCCCTATATGCGCAAGGCCGGCTATGGCCGCATCGTGAATGTAGCGTCCACGGAAGGTCTGGGTGCGACGCCGGGGAACAGCCCGTACGTCGCCGCCAAACATGGCGTCATCGGCCTCACCCGCGGCCTCGCGGTCGACCTTGGCCGTGAAGGCATCACGGTGAACTGTATCTGCCCCGGCCCGATCAAGACCGGCATCACCGCCGGCATTCCGGACGAGCATAAGGAAATCTACGCCAAGCGCCGCGTGCCGCTGCGCCGGTACGGCATTCCGGAAGAGGTCGCGAACATGACCCTGTCCTGCGTGCTGCCGGCCGCCAGTTTCATGACCGGCGTCTTCATCCCGGTCGATGGCGGCCTGACGATCAAGAACGCGTAG